The genome window TTGCACTAGGCGGACATAGAACCAGTTATTAGCGTCATAGTACAAGCCAACGCCCGCTGTTTCTGAGTAATGATCGGGATGAAAGGTCACCTTTGTCTGCAGGTCATAGTGCAATGAGGTTGCCCGGGTTCCCATAATCGAAGGCGCCACCTGGGAAAAGAGGGAATTCCGACCGCTGATCAGCAGGTGCCCGTCTTGAACCGTCACCCAGTCACTGCTTTGCCCGTGGTAAGGGGTCATAAAGCGGTGGTCATAGTGGTCGGCAGCAAAGTGGTCCTCGACGTCAACGGCTTGCCGGTCCTGCTTGACTGTTCCCGGAACCGTCACCGTTTCTTTCGCCAGGTTGCTGCCATCGGCCAGTTCCAGCCAGCCCTCCTGGGTCCAACGCATCTCTTGCAAGGCGGTTTCCCGTCCCAGCGGGTTAAGTTTTTGGCCTGGTAACGGTCGCGAGGTTAAGTGTGCCATGTACCACCGACCATCAGGAGTTTCCACCAGCGAACCGTGACCGGATTTTTGTAGCTTAGAGTGCGGGTTATACATCTCAAAATGCCCCGCATCTGGATCCCCCAGCGAGAAAAGGTGGTGGGGTGACGAAGTGATGATCGGTTCACCGGTCGGATTGGGTTCGTATGGTCCAAAGATCTCCTTTGACCGGCCGATTTCCACACCGTGCGCATAGCCGGTCCCGCCTGACGCTAAGAGCAGGTAGTAGTAACCACCATGCTGATAAATCTGCGGGGCTTCGACACAGCCCCGGGTCGTAAAGCCCGTGGTTACCCGGTGCCATTCATGAACCCGGCCGCTTGGCAGATCAACTTCCGCGATCACGATGTGGCCTGGAGCCTGGTAGCCTTCCCGCGTTTCCCATTCCAACACGGCTGCGTAGTGCTTGCCATCTTCGTCATGGAAGAGCGAGGGGTCAAAGCCAATCGAGGTCAGGTATGCCGGCTTGGTCCAGGGTCCCGTGACCTGGTCCGCGGACATGATATAGCTCTCGGCATTAAACTCGCGGCCAGCCATGTTTTGAATGTGGCAGAAAGCCAGCCAGTATTTTCCGGTCTGCTTGTCGTATGACAGGTGCGGCGCCCAGATTCCCGCCGGGGTATTAGTCCCTTGGAGGTCGACCTCCTCATCGTCTAAGGCGTAGGTAAGCAGCTGCCAGTTGGCGAGGTCGCGCGAATGAAAAATTTGAATCGCTGGCTTCCAGTGAAAGGTCGAAGTAGCGATGTAATAATCTTCACCTACTCTTAAAATTGACGGATCCGGAGCCATCCCGGGAATAATTGGATTTTTAATTACGCTCATTATTTACTTCCTTTCTTTCAGCAAACAAACACTGCTATAATAGTCTTTGTAAGTTAGTGTGCTTAATAAATCAACTGTAATGATAGTATATTGTATCCGCTTTCAGGTCAACGTAATTAGACGCTTTGGTTCACTTGTGAATCCTCTTAGGTAAGAATTGTAAGGTTGGTGATTGATGATGGATAACCTGCACCACGAAAACGTGGTCGTTAATACCAGTATTGGAATCCGTTTTTGGCGGTCGGAAGTCAGTACCCGGGGGTACGTCCCCTTCCACTGGCACAGCAGCATTGAGCTTGTCTGCGTACTCCAAGGACGCCTTGACTTCACAATTAATGGGCAAACCTTCGCCATCCAAAAGGACCAGTTTATTGCAATTCCCTCAGGAGTAGTTCATGCCGTGACTAACCAGCCCAACACTGCCTATGTTTTGCAAATTCCGCTAAGGGTCATTGAGCCCTACATTGACCACCCCGAGCGGGTTAGCTTCATCAATAACCAGGTTGCCAGTCCGGCCTATGCAACGGCCTTAACACTCATCAAACGTCTCGGCACCCTATTGATTAAGCAGCCGCCCGCCTTTCGTTTCGACAGCCAGGTCGCCTTCGTATCGCTTTTAAAGGTGCTTTTTACCGAGCTTCGTGATCCAGAGCGGCAGGTCGCCAATAGCGACAGCGTTAAGCAACTGCTGATTTTCATCAATGATCACAGCACCGAACTGCTTTCCGTCGCCGCACTTGCCCGTGAATTCGGTTATAATCCGAACTACCTCTCCCGCCGCTTTAAGCAGCAAGTCGGCATTTCCCTGATCCACTATATTTACCTGGTCAAGCTCAACCACCTTTACAACGACCTCGTCAACACGGACACTGACATCAGACAATTATTCCAAAAGAACGGCCTGACCAATCCCCGGACCGCCCGCAAATTTTTCCGGGAAATGTTTGGCAAGCTCCCCAGTGAAGTTCGCCAGCAAAAAAGCGGCACGCGACCGACCGAAAAGCAACCCTAGTACCGACTGCCGGGGTTGACACTTCCACCGTCTTCCCCTGTAATTTACGACCTTATCCAGAATAAATAAGCGCCCTCCTAAGCTCGGTTCTACCGTACTCGGGAGGGCGCTCCTTGATTTTGATTTCAATAATAGGACTTATAGCACAACCCCTGCTATAATTAACCTTAAAGGATGTGATCTAATGGTAAAGTTGAATTATAAACACGTTTTACTCGCAGGCGTGAGCGCGGGGGTCATTTCCGGCCTAGTCAAGTTGGGCTGGGAAAATATTCTCCCGCCCCGGACACCAGAGCGCAATAAGGTTAACCCGCCGCAAAAGCTCTTGCAGCAGCTCGGCGTTCCCGCGGCGCTTACCCAGGCAACTTACCGCTATTCAGGTGAAGACCTACCATGGGTCAGCTACCTGGTGCACTTTGGCTTTTCAATCAGTTTTGCGACTGCCTACGCCGCCCTGCTGGATGAAAAGGTGCGGAGTTTAACCCTTGGGGAGGGAATTCCCTTTGGCCTCGCGGTTTGGGTCGCCTTCCACCTGGTGATTATGCCCGCCATGAAGACTGTTCCTAGTGTCCACGACCAGCCGTGGGAAGAACACCTTTCCGAAGCGCTGGGCCATGCCGTTTGGATGTGGACCAACCATGAGATTGCCGACGAAGTTCTTCGCCAGTTAAAGCAAAAGTAAGCAAAATTTCCACAAAACAGCAACAGGCCGCCAACGCCCGGTTTAACCGAGCATTGACAGCCTGTTTATTTTTATCCTAATCCCAGCTATTCCGCAGGGTCATCAACTGGTGGCTGAGGCCCTTCGTCTGGTCATATACCTGATGGTAAACCTTGTACAGGTCGTTGTACTTGGCGACCTGGTCGGCTTGTGGCTGGTAGGTCTTGCCGAAGTGAACGAACTTCTTCGCGCAATCCCGCAAGGAATCATACCAGCCAAGCCCTACGGCAGCCAGCATGGCAGCACCCAAACCAGGACCCTGTTCGTTGGTCAGGGCCACGACCTTCTTGTTGAAGATGTTCGCCTGAAGCTGGAGCCAGAAGTCACTCTTGGCGCCCCCACCGATGGCGACCACGGTATCAAAGTCCTGGCCGTGCTGGTCGTAGATGTTCAAAATATCCCGGAAACTGAAGGTAATGCCCTCAATTACGGCCCGGACAAAGTCGTACTTATTCTGCATACTGTCCACGCCGATGAAACTCCCCCGGATATCAGCATCGGCGTACGGGGTCCGCTCACCGACTACGTACGGGGTAAAGAGCAATCCGTTGGCCCCCAATGGTCGTTGGGAAGCCCGGTTGACCATTTCCGTGAAGTCCTCGTCTGCGGCAAAAGTGTGCTTAAACCAGTTCAGCGAGTGACCAGCCGCCAGGGTAACCCCCATTGAGTAGTAAGTGTCGGGAATAGCGTGACACTCGTACTGGAGGGCCCCGTGGTAGTTGACGTTAGCGTCCGGCTCGTACTTGAGGACCACCCCGGAAGTTCCGATACTGGACATCACCATGTTGGGCTGGAGGATGCCGGCACCAACCGCCCCGCAGGCGTTGTCACCGCCACCGCCAAAGACCTTGGTTGACGTTTTCAGGCCGGAGAACATGGAATAGTTGTCCGTTACTGTTCCCGCCTCGTCAATCGACCGGATCAATGGTGGGCAGATCGACATTGGAATATCAAAGGCGTCGCAAATCTCCTTGCTCCAGGTCCCCTCCTTGATGTCGTAGAGAACCGTCCCCGTGGCATCAGAGTAATCAATGGCCTGCTTGCCGGTCATCACGAAGCGAACGTAGTCTTTTGGCAAGAGGAAGCTCTTTGCCTTCGCCCAGATGTCGGGCTGGTTTTCCTTGACCCACAACAGCTTTGGTAGGGTAAAGCCTTCCAAGGCCCGGTTACCGGTAATGTCGATAAACTTGTCGCCGAGTTTTTCCCGGATCTCTTCACACTGTTTCGTCGTCCGGGTATCGTTCCAGAGCATTGCTGGCCGCAGAACCTGGCCGTTTTCGTCAAGCAGGACGAGGCCGTGCATCTGACCGGAGAAGGAAATCCCCTTAATTTCCTCCGCCTTGAGGCCGTCCCGGAGGATGAGCCGGTCAATGGCGATGGTAGTTCCGTATAGCCAGTCGCGGGGGTCCTGCTCACTGTATCCCGGGTGGGGCTGGTGGAGGTCATAGCCGTAGCTTTGCTGGGCAGCAATCTGGCCTTCCCTGTCCATAGCGGAAACCTTGACGGCACTGGTCCCGAGGTCAACGCCGATTACGTATTCATTCATCACATTCATTCCTTTCTGCAAAAAGGGCCGGGGCAAAGTTGATTGCCTCGGCCCTTATATTAGCTGACACTACTCATGCTGTTAATATTTTTAGTGAACATTTCTTGGATTGATAGTTAGTAATTGTTATTACATGTAATTTCGCGGTTTTGAGGTGAATTACTTAGCAAGAGTTTCAATCATGTAGTGGTTGATCGTGTCCTTGATTTCTTCCAGGTGGTCAGACTGAGTTGCGGCCCGCAGTTGTGCTTGTGGAGTATCAATAACCTTAGCTTCAAGGCTCTTGAAGTCTTCCTTGCCGTCTTCGATTTCCTTACCCAGACCTTCGTCCCAGCTAGCGTAACGGGTCTTGAGAACGTCGTCGATGAAGCCGTCTTCCTTCATGGCGGCGGCTACCCGCAGACCTGCGGCAAAGCTGTCCATGCCGACAATGTGACCGTAGAAGAGGTCTTCTGGCTTGAAGGAAGTCCGCCGTGGCTTAGCATCAAAGTTCAGACCACCACGAGGGCCGATGCTGCCGTTTTCGATAACTTCCCACATAGCAGCAGTAGTTTCGTACAGGTTGGATGGGTATTCATCAATGTCCCAGCCAATCAGCTTGTCACCCTGGTTAGCATCCAGAGAACCAAGCAGGCCAGCCTCACGGGCAACCCGGATTTCGTGCTGGTAAGTGTGGCCGGCCAGGTTAGCGTGGTTACCTTCAAGGTTGAGCTTAAAGTCCTTGTCCAGACCATATTCACGCATGAAGTTGATAGTTGTTGCGGCATCAAAGTCGTATTGGTGCGTGGTTGGTTCCTTTGGCTTTGGTTCCAGCAGCATTTGAGCATCGAAACCAATTTCGTTAGCGTAGTCCTTTGCCATGTGGAACATCTTGGCAATGTGTGATTGTTCACGCTTCATTTCGGTATTCCAAAGTGATTCGTAACCTTCACGGCCGCCCCAGAAGACGTAGTTCTCTGAGCCAACCCGCTTACCAATTTCCAGACTGTGTTTCAATTGGGCACAAGCGTAAGCGTAGATTTCGGATGATGGTGCAGTACCAGCACCGGACAGGAAGCGAGGGTTCGTGAACAGGTTGGAAGTGTTCCACAGAACCTTCATGCCAGTGTCCTTTTGGTATTCCACAATCTTGTCAACAACCTTGTCCAGGTTCTTGTTGGTTTCACGCAGAGTGTCACCTTCTGGAGCCAAGTCCCGGTCGTGGAAGCAAAGGAAGTCAACGCCTAACTTCTTGTAAAATTCAAATGCGTAATCCACCTTGGCAAGTGCTTGGTCCATTGGGTCACTGTACTTGTCATATGGACGAGTAGCAGTTCCGTCACCGAATGGGTCAACCAACCGTTGGTCAAAGGTGTGCCAGTAAGCAACTGAGAACCGTAACCAGTCCTTCATCTTCTTACCTAAGATTACTTCGTCTGGGTTGTAGTATTGATAGAACAAGCCGGACTTCAGGCTCTTGTGTGGGCCTTCATATTTAATGTCACCAATGTTTTCCCATAAATCAGCCATAATTAATAGCCTCCTGAAATGATTTAGTTTGTATAAACAACTAACTTACAAGTCTTA of Limosilactobacillus oris contains these proteins:
- the xylB gene encoding xylulokinase yields the protein MNEYVIGVDLGTSAVKVSAMDREGQIAAQQSYGYDLHQPHPGYSEQDPRDWLYGTTIAIDRLILRDGLKAEEIKGISFSGQMHGLVLLDENGQVLRPAMLWNDTRTTKQCEEIREKLGDKFIDITGNRALEGFTLPKLLWVKENQPDIWAKAKSFLLPKDYVRFVMTGKQAIDYSDATGTVLYDIKEGTWSKEICDAFDIPMSICPPLIRSIDEAGTVTDNYSMFSGLKTSTKVFGGGGDNACGAVGAGILQPNMVMSSIGTSGVVLKYEPDANVNYHGALQYECHAIPDTYYSMGVTLAAGHSLNWFKHTFAADEDFTEMVNRASQRPLGANGLLFTPYVVGERTPYADADIRGSFIGVDSMQNKYDFVRAVIEGITFSFRDILNIYDQHGQDFDTVVAIGGGAKSDFWLQLQANIFNKKVVALTNEQGPGLGAAMLAAVGLGWYDSLRDCAKKFVHFGKTYQPQADQVAKYNDLYKVYHQVYDQTKGLSHQLMTLRNSWD
- a CDS encoding family 43 glycosylhydrolase, with translation MSVIKNPIIPGMAPDPSILRVGEDYYIATSTFHWKPAIQIFHSRDLANWQLLTYALDDEEVDLQGTNTPAGIWAPHLSYDKQTGKYWLAFCHIQNMAGREFNAESYIMSADQVTGPWTKPAYLTSIGFDPSLFHDEDGKHYAAVLEWETREGYQAPGHIVIAEVDLPSGRVHEWHRVTTGFTTRGCVEAPQIYQHGGYYYLLLASGGTGYAHGVEIGRSKEIFGPYEPNPTGEPIITSSPHHLFSLGDPDAGHFEMYNPHSKLQKSGHGSLVETPDGRWYMAHLTSRPLPGQKLNPLGRETALQEMRWTQEGWLELADGSNLAKETVTVPGTVKQDRQAVDVEDHFAADHYDHRFMTPYHGQSSDWVTVQDGHLLISGRNSLFSQVAPSIMGTRATSLHYDLQTKVTFHPDHYSETAGVGLYYDANNWFYVRLVQADNERETVLRVLQAKQGQRIDDYLDEVPVPDESVEVRLRYDEGQVVVAYRFTSQDEWQQLGGRYDLAYLSDEGVNGEPGEIGGFTGLFNFIGAVDAYQHQSAGKFAYYSVHNRD
- the xylA gene encoding xylose isomerase, translated to MADLWENIGDIKYEGPHKSLKSGLFYQYYNPDEVILGKKMKDWLRFSVAYWHTFDQRLVDPFGDGTATRPYDKYSDPMDQALAKVDYAFEFYKKLGVDFLCFHDRDLAPEGDTLRETNKNLDKVVDKIVEYQKDTGMKVLWNTSNLFTNPRFLSGAGTAPSSEIYAYACAQLKHSLEIGKRVGSENYVFWGGREGYESLWNTEMKREQSHIAKMFHMAKDYANEIGFDAQMLLEPKPKEPTTHQYDFDAATTINFMREYGLDKDFKLNLEGNHANLAGHTYQHEIRVAREAGLLGSLDANQGDKLIGWDIDEYPSNLYETTAAMWEVIENGSIGPRGGLNFDAKPRRTSFKPEDLFYGHIVGMDSFAAGLRVAAAMKEDGFIDDVLKTRYASWDEGLGKEIEDGKEDFKSLEAKVIDTPQAQLRAATQSDHLEEIKDTINHYMIETLAK
- a CDS encoding DUF1440 domain-containing protein encodes the protein MVKLNYKHVLLAGVSAGVISGLVKLGWENILPPRTPERNKVNPPQKLLQQLGVPAALTQATYRYSGEDLPWVSYLVHFGFSISFATAYAALLDEKVRSLTLGEGIPFGLAVWVAFHLVIMPAMKTVPSVHDQPWEEHLSEALGHAVWMWTNHEIADEVLRQLKQK
- a CDS encoding helix-turn-helix domain-containing protein; this translates as MMDNLHHENVVVNTSIGIRFWRSEVSTRGYVPFHWHSSIELVCVLQGRLDFTINGQTFAIQKDQFIAIPSGVVHAVTNQPNTAYVLQIPLRVIEPYIDHPERVSFINNQVASPAYATALTLIKRLGTLLIKQPPAFRFDSQVAFVSLLKVLFTELRDPERQVANSDSVKQLLIFINDHSTELLSVAALAREFGYNPNYLSRRFKQQVGISLIHYIYLVKLNHLYNDLVNTDTDIRQLFQKNGLTNPRTARKFFREMFGKLPSEVRQQKSGTRPTEKQP